The genomic DNA TCGAAGAACCAGCCGCGCAGCAGCGGCCGGCTGAGCCAGGCGTCGGGGCTGTAGCGGTAGGAGGCAGGGAACTTGTCCTGGTTGTGGTGGCGCAGGCTTGGTGGGTCTGGCAGCTGCCCGATGACCAGCGGCTTCAGCTTGTGGCTGCCGGTGAGGTTAGCGGCCAGCAGGACCGTCACCCTGTCGCCCCGCCAGCGGCGGCCGCAGCCCCCCGCACCCACAGGTGCAGCCTGCTCTGGGAGCAGCTTCCAGTAGAGGCCCGTGACGTTGGCGTTGTAGATCTGCTCGTCGCCGTAGCCGCCCTCGGCGGGGGCCGGGGTACTCGCGGCGCGGTCGGGCAGGGGCCCGGCGCGGGTGGGCTGCGCGGGCTCCTGCTTGACGGGCGGGCCAGGCGCGGGGCCGGCGGCCACGGGCTCGGCCTCGCCGTAGATGCGCTGGCTAGAGATGCCGTGGCGCTTCTGCCAGCGCCAGAACCAGCCGTGGCTGGCCTTGAAGGTGCATTCGGGCCCGTAGATCTGGCGCGCGAAGGCCTCGGCCTGCGCCTGGATGAGTGGCCCAGACAGCGGCACGCCGTGCTGGCGCAGCGCCAGGAACCACGAGTAGACGGCGCGGTCGATCTCCTCCTCGTTGGCCAGCCGCATCTTCTTGCGCTGCGTGCCCACCTCGCCGCCCAGCTGCTCCAGGAACCAGCGCAGCTTGGGCTCGTCCTTGAGCCAGCCGCGCAGCGTGCCGCCCGGCACGCCGAAGTCGCGGCAGACGCTGGCCTGCCTCTCGCCGCCCTTGACGCGCTCGATGGCCTGCAGCTTATCCTTGATGGAGTAGGCCTTGCGGAAGGCCATCTTCACGGCGACGCGGGGCCGCGGCCCGGGCGCGGGGGGCGGCGGCCGCGCGGCGGGGACCGGGGCGGGAGCGGGAGGCCGCGGCGGTTGCATGGGGCGTCCGGGCGGGGGTCGGCGACAGCGGCGCGGGGCCGGGACGGCCGGGGGTCCCGCAGAGTACATGGCTGCTGCGGCGACCGCGACGACAGCGGGGGCGCGGGAGCCGGAGCCATACGCCCGCCGGCCCGGCCGCGCTGGGCGggcgccgggggcggggccggccggGCCCTCCCCTTTGTCTCGCCCGCGGGGCGCGCGCAAGCGCGCTGGGCCCCCgtccccgccccgcgccgcgcgTCACTGGCCCCCGCCCGCCGAGTCCACCCGAGCTGCggcggaggggggcggggggagggggccgGGGCCGGCGCCGTGCCCAGTGGTTTGCTCCAGCTCCTCCCGGAAAGGGAGAGCTCCGCGGGGATCTCCCACTCGCTTCTGCCCTCGCTCCCACGGGGAGCGTCGCGCGGAGGGCCTGGGCCGCGCGGCAGGGTGTGCCCGCGGGCTGCGTCCCCTGCGCCCTGGCGCGTGGTAGAGCCCGCCGCTTCACTTCCCGTGCGCGGACCGCGTGGCCCTCCCTTTCCTCTGCCGTCCCACGCCGCTGATCCTTCCTCGTTGGTCGCCGCGTCCTTGGCTGGCGTGTGAGTACCGCGGCTCGTGCCGCATGGCCCCCGGGCCCAGGGGAGGGGCGGCCCGCGCTGCGCTGGCGGGGACCAGGCCGCAGTGCCGCGGAGTGCGCGGCGCGGGGCCTGCTGCGGGCTGGAGGCCGCGCGGAGGGGCGGGGCGCGCGGGCCACGTGCCCGCCGGACCTCTGCGGCTGCCCCGGCGGGAGGGCGGCGGCGGGGATGCCGGGGCCGCTCTGCCCCCCGCTTCGGTGGGTGACATGGATGTTTGCCCAGCTGTGGCCCGGGCCTGTAGCTTCCCGTTTGTCCGCGTTTGTTGAGCAGCTGACTGGTGCACGCTGGCTCTGGGCCTGGGGGCCAGGCGCGGGCCCAAGCTCCGTCAAGCTGTCTCAGAGCCTGGACAGTACACGGACGCGGGGAAGCGTAAGGACGTGATTGCTGGGTGACTGAAACAGCGCGTTCCCTGAGCGTGGTGAAGGGGCTAGGTTTGGATAAGGTGGTCCAGGCAGTGGGCAGTGTCGCTGGAACGAAGAAGGGAGAGGTTTGTATTGGAGCCAAGTAGGATGGGGACCCGTTGGAGGCGTCCTCAGGTTTGCAGAGCAAAGTGCCTCCAAGAGCAAGAAAGCCGTTTGTGTGGGTGGTCCTAGTCCGTCAGGAGAGCAAGTTGACCCTGGAGAGTGAAGGAGTGGGCCGGGCCTGGGGCCCGGGAGGCCCCGGGTCTTGTTTCAGCAGCAGTTCTGACACTCCCAGCTCCTCTGAGAGGCCTCAGCCAGTAAGTGGGCTGAGCTTGCGGTGACTGCGTCCTTCCTGAGACCACTCTCCCCAGCTCCAGACGCAGGTGTCTGCTGAGAAGGGGTGACACACAGACTCCAAGGAGCAGGTGCCCTGGGCCAGCGCCTCAGGAAGGTCAGTCCTGGGCCAGCGCTGGGGGTCCCCTCCAGCTCCTCACCTTGGAGCGCGGCCGCTGTGGGCTTCACTGGAGCCTGGGTGGGTTCGTGCTATCCCCTGGCAGAGCCCCTTGCAGGGCTTGACCCTGGTCTCTGTCCTGGGGAGCTGGGTGAGGCCGCAGGGCTCAGCACAGCTTATCTCCAGTGTGCCCTGGTGTCAGGTTTCCAGGGCTGCAGGCAAGAAGTGAGCTCTGGCCCTGTGCCCATGTTTTAAGATGACGTGTGATTTCAAGGTGGACAGCAGTGTGACATTTGTGTGAAGGACTGGTGTCAAAGTGAGACGTGGAGTCCCAGGCCCTCACCCACTAACCCGGGATGTGTCTTCCACCTCCAGCTCCCCAGCTGTGTGAGGGGTCACGGGTGCCTGGTGCATGCTGCTGGAGCCGCCCCGGGGGAGGGGCGCAGGACCCGGCGGCCAGGGTGGATTGACGGGGCACCAGAGACAGGGCAGAAATAGCACCATGGCTGTGGCATTGCAGTGTAGACAGGGCGCTGGCCAGGGAGGGGTGCCGTGGACAGCCATAGTGTGGGGCCTGAGTCTTGGGGTGCAGGCATCCCCCCCTGGACTGTCCAGGAGTCAGGTGGGAAAGCATCTGAGGAGGGACTTGGGGCTGTGGCAGTCACCCCTAGGGAAGGGCAGGGGGCATCATGGCCGTGCAGTTGCCCCGGGGCATAGCTGCCCTCACCCTCCCTCCTGGACCCTGTACACACGGCGTGCTCTGTCCGGCAGCTCTCCGTCAGGACATACCAGCCAAGGGCCCTGTTTGCACACACCTCACCCCGATTCCCACTTCCTGTGGAAGGTGGGCGGAGCGCTTTGACCCCCAGGTGGATGACCTGGGAGCTCCTCTGTGTGTGGCTGCGATGGGGCCGTGTGAGCCCTGGGTTACCTGGAAACCTCCTTTCATCCAGGGGCTTGTGGGCCCCCCACCGTGGTGTCCTCACCTTCAGGACCCTGCGGCCAGAGTGTTCTGGGCGGGGCCGCTACGGGGTCCCTCTGGCACTGCAGGAACGCCCTCCCACTGGGCGgagccccagcctggccctgcttTGGAGATGGTCCGCTAGGCAGAGCCGGGGTACTCACTCACTCCCCGGGCCTGGGCTGCGGGGCAGGGGTGAGCTGCTTCACTGCCTTGACCCCGGGGCCTGGCAGCCCTCGCAGCCCCTCTTGTGCA from Bos indicus x Bos taurus breed Angus x Brahman F1 hybrid chromosome 14, Bos_hybrid_MaternalHap_v2.0, whole genome shotgun sequence includes the following:
- the TIGD5 gene encoding tigger transposable element-derived protein 5, which gives rise to MYSAGPPAVPAPRRCRRPPPGRPMQPPRPPAPAPVPAARPPPPAPGPRPRVAVKMAFRKAYSIKDKLQAIERVKGGERQASVCRDFGVPGGTLRGWLKDEPKLRWFLEQLGGEVGTQRKKMRLANEEEIDRAVYSWFLALRQHGVPLSGPLIQAQAEAFARQIYGPECTFKASHGWFWRWQKRHGISSQRIYGEAEPVAAGPAPGPPVKQEPAQPTRAGPLPDRAASTPAPAEGGYGDEQIYNANVTGLYWKLLPEQAAPVGAGGCGRRWRGDRVTVLLAANLTGSHKLKPLVIGQLPDPPSLRHHNQDKFPASYRYSPDAWLSRPLLRGWFFEEFVPGVRRYLRRSCLQQKAVLLVAHPPCPSSEARMPALEESEETRRRCRPEPTGPPEELQTPDGAVRVLFLCRGSGRAHIPAPLEQGVVAAFKQLYKRELLRLAVSCAGGSPLDFMRSFMLKDMLYLAGLSWDLVQAGSIERCWLLGLRAAFEPRPVEERAGQPAGQAEEAAEHSRVLSDLTHLAALAYKRLAPEEVAEWLHLDDDGGLPDGGREDWGPSRPPVLVPGGPLLPASLPSAVAGGAEEEEEEAIPTAGEAVRGLETALRWLETQDPREVGPLKLVQLRSLISTARRLGGIGPSPMVPDDGL